From a single Nicotiana tabacum cultivar K326 chromosome 8, ASM71507v2, whole genome shotgun sequence genomic region:
- the LOC107821377 gene encoding tetraspanin-8-like: MVRVSNFLISFVNLLTFVLAIMAIAIGIWAKAEESKSLCQKAIYMPFLIFGASLLVLSLMGLVGSCCRASFFLWIYLFFLFLFIVGMICFSVFTILVTNKNVGKALSGKGDNEAKFGDWQYWLERHVVNEKHWGDIKSCMATFKYCQMIPRGKSADFYKYSLTFTQSSCCKPPTYCGFEFHNATHWTMPKAGPAVPDSDCKTWSNVQNELCFNCQSCKSSFLESIQKNWNKFALINFCVFVFIIIIYSVGCCALRNNRSKGYYKPYP, from the exons atggTTCGTGTAAGCAATTTCTTAATCTCATTTGTTAACTTGTTAACCTTTGTTCTTGCTATAATGGCTATAGCAATTGGCATTTGGGCTAAAGCAGAAGAAAGTAAAAGCCTTTGCCAAAAAGCAATTTACATGCCTTTTTTAATATTTGGGGCATCACTTCTCGTACTTTCTTTAATGGGATTAGTGGGATCTTGCTGTAGAGCCTCATTTTTCCTAtggatatatttattttttctgtttttgttCATTGTGGGAATGATTTGTTTCTCGGTTTTCACTATTTTGGTTACAAATAAGAACGTGGGCAAGGCTTTATCTGGAAAGGGAGATAATGAAGCCAAATTTGGAGATTGGCAATATTGGTTGGAGAGGCATGTTGTTAATGAAAAACATTGGGGTGATATTAAGAGTTGTATGGCTACTTTCAAATATTGTCAAATGATTCCACGTGGCAAATCTGCAGATTTTTACAAATATAGCCTCACCTTTACTCAG TCGAGTTGTTGTAAACCGCCAACTTACTGCGGCTTTGAGTTTCACAATGCAACCCACTGGACAATGCCAAAAGCAGGACCAGCCGTGCCAGACAGTGATTGCAAAACTTGGAGCAATGTTCAGAATGAGCTCTGTTTCAATTGCCAATCATGCAAATCATCATTCCTTGAATCTATACAGAAAAATTGGAACAAATTTGCACTCATCAACTTTTGTGTCTTCGTTTTTATCATCATAATTTACTCTGTTGGTTGTTGTGCTCTAAGGAACAATAGATCAAAAGGATACTATAAACCATACCCTTAA